The following proteins are co-located in the Chryseobacterium scophthalmum genome:
- a CDS encoding NAD-dependent epimerase/dehydratase family protein produces MQTILGANGQIGEELAKELKRNFTSEIRIVSREATKVNDTDEVFSADLSIKEKAIEAVKGSEIAYFTLGLPISSDLWEQQFPLILRNVIDACKINGTKLVFFDNTYMYPQDDRNLTENTPFSPLGRKAKVRRKMADMVLKEIESGALEAVICRAPEFYGPGKTQSITNTLVFNNIKEGKTLKVPLSDSKKRSLIWTPDASRATALIGNTPDAYGQTWHLPVDKSHPTYKEFIEIASGIYGKKLKHNVVPKFLFKIGSWFNPKVKELLELLPRYSYDNLFDDTKFKKRFPEFQVTTYREGIAQIKKEQFRDKKL; encoded by the coding sequence ATGCAAACAATATTAGGTGCCAATGGACAGATTGGTGAGGAACTGGCAAAAGAGTTAAAAAGAAATTTTACCTCTGAAATCAGGATCGTGAGTCGTGAAGCTACCAAAGTGAATGATACCGACGAGGTTTTTTCAGCTGATCTATCCATAAAAGAGAAGGCCATTGAAGCTGTAAAGGGGAGTGAAATTGCGTATTTTACACTTGGATTGCCAATCAGTTCAGATCTATGGGAGCAACAGTTTCCATTGATTCTCAGAAATGTGATTGATGCCTGTAAAATCAATGGAACTAAACTGGTATTCTTTGATAATACTTATATGTATCCACAGGATGATAGGAACCTTACTGAAAATACTCCTTTTAGTCCGCTTGGAAGAAAAGCAAAGGTAAGAAGAAAGATGGCAGATATGGTGTTGAAAGAAATTGAGTCAGGAGCACTTGAAGCGGTGATTTGTAGAGCACCTGAGTTTTATGGTCCAGGTAAAACTCAGAGTATTACCAACACCTTAGTATTTAATAACATAAAAGAAGGGAAAACCTTAAAAGTTCCTCTAAGTGACAGTAAAAAACGAAGCCTGATCTGGACACCGGATGCAAGCCGTGCCACAGCGCTAATTGGAAATACCCCTGATGCTTACGGTCAGACATGGCACCTGCCGGTTGACAAAAGTCATCCGACATATAAAGAGTTTATAGAAATAGCATCCGGGATTTATGGCAAGAAGCTTAAACATAACGTAGTTCCAAAGTTTCTTTTCAAGATAGGTTCGTGGTTCAATCCTAAGGTTAAAGAACTATTGGAATTGCTTCCGAGATATTCGTATGATAATCTTTTTGATGATACAAAATTCAAAAAACGTTTTCCTGAATTTCAGGTCACTACCTATAGAGAAGGAATAGCACAAATTAAGAAGGAGCAGTTTAGAGACAAGAAACTTTAA
- a CDS encoding nitroreductase family protein yields the protein MNLSEVMDFRRSVRVYDREKALEDEKIRACLQLAALAPSSSNMQLWEFHHITDTDLLSKVSRACLDQTATSTAAQIVVFVTRRDLFRKRAKFVLNFEKGNIRRNSPVERQEKRIKDRELYYGKIMPLLYGRFFGLLGSFRKLLTGTIGVFRTITREVSENDMRVVVHKSCALAAQTFMIAMANEGYDTCPLEGFDSKVLKKVLGLPSGAEVNMVVSCGIRKGNEGIWGERCRVPFNEIYIKR from the coding sequence ATGAATTTATCAGAAGTAATGGACTTTAGGCGATCTGTACGTGTCTATGATCGGGAAAAAGCTCTAGAGGATGAAAAAATCAGAGCATGCCTTCAATTGGCAGCTTTAGCTCCAAGTAGTTCCAATATGCAGCTTTGGGAGTTTCATCACATCACAGATACTGATTTGTTATCTAAGGTTTCCAGAGCTTGTCTGGATCAGACTGCCACTTCAACAGCAGCGCAGATCGTGGTTTTTGTCACAAGGCGTGATCTGTTTCGCAAAAGGGCAAAATTTGTACTGAATTTTGAAAAAGGAAACATCAGACGCAATAGTCCTGTTGAGCGGCAGGAAAAACGGATCAAGGACAGAGAATTATATTATGGGAAGATAATGCCCTTATTATATGGACGTTTCTTTGGCTTATTGGGAAGTTTTAGAAAATTATTGACAGGAACTATAGGGGTGTTCAGAACCATTACAAGAGAGGTGTCTGAGAATGATATGCGAGTGGTGGTTCATAAATCCTGTGCTCTGGCAGCTCAGACTTTTATGATCGCCATGGCAAATGAAGGATATGATACCTGTCCATTGGAAGGTTTTGATAGCAAGGTATTAAAAAAAGTATTGGGCCTACCTAGCGGAGCAGAAGTTAATATGGTCGTCTCCTGTGGAATAAGAAAAGGGAATGAAGGAATTTGGGGTGAACGCTGTAGGGTTCCGTTTAACGAAATATATATAAAGAGATAA
- a CDS encoding type 1 glutamine amidotransferase domain-containing protein: MKKILLVVTNTGHYKSGLETGLWLSELTHIYHTAKEKGWVVTIASPKGGHVPIDPESLKPLVLDKISRSYYENTAFMNDLNQSKNLLEVQNEDFDCVYLAGGHATMYDFPDDIIIQNIIRKQYESGKMVAAICHGVGGLINVKLSDGTYLITGKSMTGFDWFEETIARRKREVPFNLEASIVERGADLKKACIPMTSNVIVDGNLITGQNPFSSKEMAKVVAKELDK; the protein is encoded by the coding sequence ATGAAAAAAATCCTTCTGGTTGTAACCAATACCGGACATTATAAAAGTGGTTTAGAAACCGGTCTATGGTTGAGTGAGCTTACCCATATCTACCACACAGCAAAAGAAAAAGGATGGGTGGTCACCATAGCAAGTCCTAAAGGAGGACATGTTCCCATTGACCCCGAGAGCTTAAAACCTCTTGTATTGGACAAGATTTCAAGATCATATTACGAAAACACTGCTTTTATGAACGACCTCAATCAATCAAAGAATTTGCTGGAAGTTCAAAATGAAGATTTTGATTGTGTATATCTCGCAGGTGGTCATGCGACAATGTATGATTTCCCCGATGATATTATTATACAAAATATAATCAGAAAGCAGTACGAAAGTGGAAAAATGGTTGCTGCTATTTGCCACGGAGTGGGAGGATTGATTAATGTAAAGCTTTCAGACGGAACTTATCTGATTACGGGAAAATCAATGACTGGATTTGATTGGTTCGAGGAGACCATCGCCAGAAGAAAAAGGGAGGTTCCTTTTAATCTTGAAGCTTCAATTGTTGAGCGTGGTGCAGATCTGAAAAAAGCATGTATTCCCATGACGTCCAATGTTATAGTGGATGGGAACCTGATTACGGGACAAAACCCCTTCAGTTCAAAAGAAATGGCAAAAGTTGTTGCTAAAGAACTGGATAAATAA
- a CDS encoding alpha/beta hydrolase codes for MASNIKAENDPQILSGIREFLNALNNSGGSPLETLTPQQARQVLVDAQKSVEVDYSGIIETEREITQDGITVNIHIVKPANAASENLPVFMFTHGGGWILGDYPTHRRLVRDLVVNSGAAAVFTDYTPSPEAQYPVAINQIYAATKWVSENGAEIGVDGKNMAAAGNSVGGNMTAVLCHMAKDKGGPEIKFQLLLWPVADADFTRESWQKYGEGRFLTAPLMKWMWDNYLPDLEKRKEYYATPFNASLEQLKGLPPALVQLAENDILFDEGLAYARKLDEAGVPTTIQTYNGFIHDYGLLNPLDHIEAIKFSSEQGALALKKALFGKA; via the coding sequence ATGGCATCAAACATTAAAGCGGAAAACGATCCGCAAATCCTTTCGGGGATCAGAGAATTTCTAAATGCATTGAATAACAGTGGGGGGAGTCCCTTGGAAACCTTGACACCCCAGCAGGCAAGACAGGTGTTAGTGGATGCCCAAAAATCTGTAGAGGTTGATTACTCAGGGATCATTGAGACAGAAAGAGAAATTACACAGGATGGTATTACGGTAAATATTCATATTGTTAAACCTGCAAACGCAGCTTCTGAAAACCTTCCGGTATTTATGTTTACGCATGGTGGAGGTTGGATATTGGGTGATTATCCTACTCATAGAAGGCTGGTTAGAGATTTGGTTGTGAATAGCGGAGCTGCTGCTGTTTTTACTGACTATACACCATCTCCGGAAGCACAATATCCAGTAGCCATCAATCAGATTTATGCTGCTACCAAATGGGTATCCGAAAATGGTGCTGAAATCGGAGTTGACGGTAAAAATATGGCTGCTGCCGGAAATAGTGTAGGTGGGAATATGACGGCGGTACTTTGTCATATGGCTAAGGATAAAGGTGGCCCAGAGATAAAATTTCAATTATTATTGTGGCCTGTAGCGGATGCTGATTTTACTCGTGAATCTTGGCAAAAATATGGTGAAGGAAGATTCCTGACTGCTCCATTGATGAAATGGATGTGGGATAATTATTTACCCGATCTCGAAAAAAGAAAAGAGTATTATGCAACACCTTTCAACGCTTCTTTAGAGCAGTTAAAAGGACTACCACCAGCATTAGTACAATTGGCGGAGAATGACATCCTTTTTGACGAAGGATTAGCATATGCCAGAAAATTAGATGAAGCAGGTGTACCAACAACTATTCAGACTTATAACGGATTTATCCATGACTATGGATTATTAAACCCGTTGGATCATATAGAAGCAATAAAGTTTTCTTCTGAACAGGGTGCATTAGCACTTAAAAAAGCTTTATTTGGAAAAGCTTAA
- a CDS encoding site-specific integrase produces MANVTLRHKPIGKGRKSLYLDIYPPIQSETTGKLRRKFYLKLYIYNRPRSEAEKLHNKQTISLAEHIRAQRQIDLDNQDYGFLNKKKFNADFIVFFQTEADRRPGSVHWGMAVAYFKKFVGKVFLFKHLNETLCEAYKNYLLSSPALGRSRRKIQKNTASTYFSRFRSVLKKAYRNKYISTDLGNAIYNIKINDTHRPYLFKDELQKMADSECSSPIVKKAGLFSALTGLRFCDIQSLKWGDIQGTSGNYYILYKQNKTGKAEYYPISDDTLSLLSPHGEYDTKIFEDLTYSDVTKFLPGWLKNAGIKKHFTFHGFRHTFATLQLTSGTDIYTVSKLLGHKNVKTTEVYVRIVDALTKEASEKIKLDLNGKNLLN; encoded by the coding sequence ATGGCAAACGTAACCCTACGCCATAAACCCATAGGCAAGGGAAGAAAAAGTCTGTATTTAGACATTTATCCCCCTATCCAAAGTGAAACAACCGGCAAGCTTCGTAGAAAATTCTATCTTAAACTATACATTTACAATCGGCCGAGATCTGAGGCTGAAAAGCTCCATAATAAACAAACCATTTCATTGGCTGAGCATATACGTGCCCAGCGACAAATTGATCTTGATAACCAAGACTATGGATTTTTAAATAAAAAAAAATTTAATGCTGATTTTATAGTGTTTTTTCAAACAGAAGCTGACAGAAGACCAGGATCAGTGCATTGGGGTATGGCAGTTGCCTACTTTAAAAAATTCGTGGGTAAAGTCTTTCTATTTAAACATCTTAATGAAACACTCTGTGAGGCCTATAAAAATTATCTATTATCTTCCCCTGCACTTGGGCGCTCAAGAAGAAAAATTCAAAAGAATACGGCATCAACTTATTTTTCAAGATTTAGATCCGTCCTTAAAAAAGCCTATAGGAATAAATACATTTCAACAGATCTCGGAAATGCCATTTATAATATTAAAATAAATGATACCCATAGACCTTACCTTTTTAAGGATGAATTACAAAAAATGGCCGATTCTGAATGTAGCTCCCCAATTGTTAAGAAAGCAGGATTGTTTTCTGCATTAACAGGGCTTCGTTTTTGTGATATTCAAAGCCTAAAATGGGGCGATATACAGGGAACTTCTGGTAATTATTATATACTTTATAAGCAGAATAAAACTGGAAAGGCAGAATACTACCCTATTTCAGATGATACCCTTTCGCTACTGAGTCCTCACGGTGAATATGATACAAAAATTTTCGAAGACCTAACATATTCTGATGTAACCAAATTCCTCCCCGGATGGCTTAAAAATGCTGGAATAAAAAAACATTTTACATTCCACGGCTTTCGTCATACATTTGCAACGTTGCAGCTGACATCCGGCACGGATATCTACACGGTATCAAAATTATTAGGGCATAAGAATGTTAAAACCACAGAGGTTTACGTAAGGATTGTTGATGCTTTAACAAAAGAGGCTTCAGAAAAAATTAAATTAGATTTGAATGGAAAAAACTTATTAAACTAA
- a CDS encoding helix-turn-helix domain-containing protein, which produces MREYNDIPNAIIEAYKLEQRNKKIDYTRYAVRNIEEPKYQSIGPPIYLTVKETSAILKCNTKMVYFLITTGRLKAINLSVRKTRINVVDLALIY; this is translated from the coding sequence ATAAGGGAGTATAATGACATCCCTAATGCCATTATTGAAGCCTATAAACTCGAACAAAGAAATAAAAAAATAGATTACACCAGGTATGCGGTTCGAAATATTGAAGAACCAAAGTATCAATCCATAGGCCCTCCGATATACCTTACGGTAAAGGAAACTTCTGCAATATTAAAATGCAATACAAAAATGGTGTATTTCTTAATCACTACAGGCCGTTTAAAAGCCATCAACCTATCCGTGAGAAAAACAAGAATTAATGTAGTAGACCTAGCACTAATTTATTAG
- the mnmE gene encoding tRNA uridine-5-carboxymethylaminomethyl(34) synthesis GTPase MnmE, producing MNHDTICALATANGIGAIGIIRISGDDAIPVSAKIFDGKNLEKVQSHTVHYGFIKDGDEVIDEVMISVFKAPKTFTAEDSVEISFHGSPHIAKKILEVLIKNGARMAKAGEFTMRAFMNGRIDLSQAESIADLIASENEASRKVALNQLKGGITNEISFLRTDLLNFVSLIELELDFAEEDVEFADRSALNQLLDKIETKLNSLIESFQYGNAIKNGTAVAIIGKPNAGKSTLLNALLKEERAIVSNIAGTTRDTIEEILHIKGHAFRLIDTAGLRETADEIEAIGVKKAKEKVENANILVYLADAATENFSEDIEMIKSLQRDDLKLIICATKIDEVSPSQYELVENIFRKEISQDFDFITISAVENQNMQDLKDELSSYVEHLKSEESNVVITNQRHFEALGKSLDAVNKVKEAITFQISTELLAYELRNALEHLGEISGEVTNDEVLGNIFSKFCIGK from the coding sequence ATGAATCATGACACTATCTGCGCACTTGCCACAGCCAACGGAATCGGAGCCATCGGAATTATAAGAATTTCCGGGGATGATGCAATTCCTGTTTCAGCTAAAATCTTTGACGGTAAAAATCTTGAAAAAGTGCAGTCGCACACCGTTCATTACGGATTTATAAAAGATGGCGATGAGGTAATTGACGAAGTAATGATCTCTGTTTTTAAAGCTCCGAAAACCTTTACCGCTGAAGATTCTGTAGAAATTTCTTTTCACGGTTCGCCACATATCGCCAAGAAAATTCTGGAAGTTCTTATTAAAAACGGAGCAAGAATGGCAAAAGCTGGTGAATTTACGATGCGGGCTTTCATGAACGGAAGAATTGATCTAAGCCAGGCTGAATCGATTGCCGATTTGATTGCTTCGGAAAATGAAGCTTCAAGAAAAGTAGCATTAAATCAGCTAAAAGGCGGAATTACTAACGAAATTTCTTTTCTAAGAACCGATCTATTAAATTTTGTTTCTTTAATTGAATTAGAACTTGATTTTGCTGAAGAAGATGTAGAATTTGCAGACAGAAGCGCCCTAAATCAGTTACTTGATAAAATTGAAACTAAATTAAATTCTCTTATTGAAAGTTTTCAATACGGAAACGCCATTAAAAATGGAACTGCAGTTGCCATTATTGGAAAACCAAATGCCGGAAAATCAACCCTTCTAAATGCTTTATTAAAAGAAGAAAGAGCAATTGTAAGCAATATTGCCGGAACGACAAGAGACACCATCGAAGAAATACTTCACATAAAAGGTCATGCATTCAGATTAATTGATACTGCCGGTTTACGTGAAACTGCCGATGAAATCGAAGCAATCGGTGTAAAAAAGGCCAAAGAAAAAGTTGAAAATGCCAACATTCTTGTTTACCTCGCTGATGCAGCCACAGAAAACTTTTCTGAAGACATCGAGATGATAAAATCTTTGCAAAGAGATGATTTAAAATTGATTATCTGCGCAACAAAAATAGATGAAGTTTCTCCTAGCCAATACGAATTGGTGGAAAATATTTTCAGAAAAGAAATCTCACAAGATTTTGATTTTATCACTATTTCTGCAGTTGAAAATCAAAATATGCAAGATTTAAAAGACGAATTATCTTCTTACGTAGAGCATTTAAAATCTGAAGAAAGCAACGTGGTCATTACCAACCAACGTCACTTTGAAGCTTTAGGAAAATCTTTGGATGCAGTGAATAAAGTGAAAGAAGCCATTACTTTTCAAATTTCAACAGAGCTTTTAGCTTACGAACTAAGAAATGCTTTAGAACATCTTGGAGAAATTTCAGGGGAAGTGACGAATGATGAAGTGTTGGGGAATATTTTTTCTAAGTTTTGTATCGGGAAATAG
- a CDS encoding NAD(P)H-dependent oxidoreductase, whose amino-acid sequence MKKIALINGHPNQESFNFTLAEAYKKGAEKSGVEIKEIIIRNLDFNPNLEFGYQKRMELEPDLIKAWEIIQWADHLVWIHPVWWGGLPAVTKGFIDRLFLPGLAFKYRENSVWWDKLLTGKTAHIITTLDQPSLYYRIFYGRPSINQLKKSTLEFCGIKPVKVTYIGIIKNAKEEQRKKWIEKVYSLGEKLK is encoded by the coding sequence ATGAAAAAAATCGCATTAATCAACGGGCATCCCAATCAAGAATCATTTAATTTCACCCTAGCTGAAGCTTATAAAAAAGGAGCTGAAAAATCAGGAGTTGAGATAAAGGAAATTATTATCCGAAATCTTGATTTTAATCCCAATTTAGAGTTTGGTTATCAAAAAAGAATGGAATTAGAACCTGATTTAATAAAAGCTTGGGAAATTATACAATGGGCAGATCATTTGGTTTGGATACATCCGGTTTGGTGGGGCGGACTTCCTGCGGTTACAAAAGGTTTTATCGACCGCCTTTTTCTTCCCGGTTTAGCATTTAAATATCGTGAAAATTCAGTTTGGTGGGATAAGCTTCTTACCGGAAAAACCGCACATATCATTACAACTTTAGATCAACCAAGTTTGTATTACAGGATATTTTATGGAAGACCAAGTATCAACCAGCTCAAAAAATCAACCTTAGAGTTTTGCGGAATAAAGCCTGTGAAAGTTACTTATATAGGAATTATTAAAAACGCAAAAGAAGAGCAACGCAAAAAATGGATTGAAAAAGTCTATTCACTGGGTGAAAAGCTTAAATAA
- a CDS encoding Crp/Fnr family transcriptional regulator, translated as MIQQFFQSFNLFSKNEIDHLLTFFKERTLAKNDFFVKENERCKEIAFIQSGIFRSYYTSNEGKDNTYCFRFPNDLMASYSSFISDKPSIENLQAISEATLLVIKKEKIQELVSENPKWSEFLRIIAEQEYLELEKRFFQLQRDDAAQRYAFLIENQPNYIQKIPLQYLASYLGITQRHLSRIRKEISF; from the coding sequence ATGATTCAGCAGTTCTTTCAAAGTTTCAACCTTTTTTCTAAAAATGAAATAGATCACCTTTTGACTTTTTTTAAAGAAAGAACACTTGCCAAAAATGATTTCTTTGTGAAAGAAAACGAAAGATGTAAAGAAATTGCTTTTATACAATCAGGAATCTTCAGATCTTATTATACTTCGAATGAAGGAAAAGATAATACGTATTGCTTTAGATTCCCTAATGATTTGATGGCTTCTTATTCTTCATTTATTTCCGACAAACCAAGCATAGAAAATCTGCAGGCTATTTCGGAAGCTACTTTATTGGTCATTAAAAAAGAAAAAATTCAAGAACTTGTATCTGAAAATCCGAAATGGAGCGAATTTCTAAGAATAATTGCCGAACAGGAATATCTTGAACTTGAAAAACGTTTTTTCCAACTTCAACGGGATGATGCCGCTCAGAGATATGCCTTTCTAATTGAAAATCAACCTAACTATATCCAAAAAATCCCTTTGCAATATTTAGCATCTTATTTAGGAATTACCCAAAGACATTTGAGCCGCATCAGGAAAGAAATTTCTTTTTAG
- a CDS encoding aminopeptidase P family protein — translation MTSKEKVAALREEMQKNNVDAFIVYSADPHMSEYLPEEWQERAWLSGFLGSAGFVVITKDKAGLWTDGRYFTQAPIELAGSGIDLFKDGMEGTPNYIDWIISEIPANGKVAVNALATSHSNWELLYQKLNAKNLTLVDSPLLKEVWKERGTPSKNPIFVHPLDRAGKSVTDKISAIRQKMEEQEVTVHVISSLDDVAWTLNLRGSDVESNPVFLGYILITKNDAILFTDLEKMEVEARKQMDESFVKMMPYEEFYNHLRTIKNENVLVSPNSNQSIFEALKIDNKFVKAAVPGNLMKAQKNETELEGFRKVMVRDGVAMVKFLYWLTHNAGKETMNEYSIGKKLREFRAAGENFVGESFGSIIGYKDNGAMMHYSAKSEGSKEVTNDASILVDSGGQYLEGTTDITRTLALGAVSEEFKTNSTLVLQGMIRLSMVKFPKGTRGVQLDAIARLPLWMHGKDYNHGTGHGVGSFMNVHEGPQNIRKDMNPQELLVGMVVSNEPGYYLEGDYGIRHENLIAVKESETTIHGTFYEFETLTFCPFFKNDIVKEILSEDEINWLNSYHKTCEEKLAPHLEGEVKEWFLSLVSPL, via the coding sequence ATGACTTCAAAGGAAAAAGTAGCTGCGCTTCGTGAAGAAATGCAGAAAAATAATGTTGATGCATTTATAGTATATTCTGCAGATCCTCACATGAGCGAATATTTACCTGAAGAATGGCAAGAAAGAGCTTGGCTTTCAGGCTTTCTTGGTTCTGCAGGTTTTGTGGTAATTACTAAAGATAAAGCCGGACTTTGGACGGACGGAAGATATTTCACCCAAGCCCCAATTGAATTGGCTGGTTCAGGAATCGACCTTTTCAAAGACGGAATGGAAGGAACACCCAATTATATCGATTGGATTATTTCTGAAATTCCTGCCAACGGAAAAGTAGCAGTCAACGCTTTGGCAACTTCACATTCAAACTGGGAACTTCTATACCAAAAACTGAACGCAAAAAATTTAACTTTAGTAGATTCTCCTTTATTAAAAGAAGTCTGGAAAGAAAGAGGAACACCTTCAAAAAATCCAATTTTTGTACATCCGCTTGACAGAGCAGGAAAGTCTGTAACTGATAAAATTTCTGCAATCCGTCAGAAAATGGAAGAGCAGGAAGTTACCGTTCATGTGATCTCAAGTCTTGATGATGTTGCATGGACCTTGAATTTAAGAGGAAGTGATGTAGAAAGCAATCCTGTATTTTTAGGATATATTTTAATTACTAAAAATGATGCAATCTTGTTTACAGACCTTGAAAAAATGGAGGTTGAGGCAAGAAAACAAATGGATGAATCATTCGTAAAAATGATGCCTTACGAAGAATTCTACAATCACCTTAGAACGATTAAAAACGAAAACGTTTTAGTCTCACCAAACAGCAACCAATCGATTTTTGAAGCTTTAAAAATTGACAATAAATTTGTGAAAGCTGCTGTTCCGGGAAATCTGATGAAAGCTCAGAAAAATGAAACTGAATTGGAAGGTTTCAGAAAAGTAATGGTAAGAGACGGTGTTGCAATGGTAAAATTCCTTTACTGGTTAACGCACAACGCAGGAAAAGAAACCATGAACGAATATTCTATCGGTAAAAAGCTGAGAGAATTCCGTGCTGCAGGCGAAAATTTTGTAGGTGAAAGTTTCGGAAGTATCATTGGATATAAAGATAACGGTGCCATGATGCATTATTCTGCAAAAAGCGAAGGAAGCAAAGAAGTGACCAATGACGCAAGTATTTTGGTTGATTCTGGAGGTCAATACTTAGAAGGAACTACAGATATTACAAGAACTTTAGCTTTGGGAGCTGTTTCTGAAGAATTTAAAACCAATTCTACTCTGGTTTTACAAGGAATGATCCGTTTATCGATGGTAAAATTTCCAAAAGGAACAAGAGGAGTTCAGCTTGACGCGATTGCAAGACTTCCTTTGTGGATGCACGGAAAAGACTACAATCACGGAACAGGTCATGGAGTTGGAAGTTTTATGAACGTTCACGAAGGGCCTCAAAATATCAGAAAAGATATGAATCCGCAGGAACTTTTGGTTGGAATGGTTGTTTCAAATGAACCAGGATATTATTTGGAAGGCGATTATGGAATCCGTCATGAAAATCTGATTGCCGTAAAAGAATCTGAAACTACAATTCACGGTACATTTTACGAGTTTGAAACATTAACTTTCTGCCCGTTCTTTAAAAATGATATTGTAAAAGAAATTCTTTCTGAGGATGAAATCAACTGGTTAAATTCTTATCATAAAACGTGTGAAGAAAAACTGGCTCCACATTTGGAGGGCGAAGTAAAAGAGTGGTTTTTATCACTTGTGAGCCCGCTTTAA
- a CDS encoding DUF6526 family protein encodes MGTQNYNNHRKFYPPHHFIYLPLLLIAEIFGVYKIFADSENQLLWLLFSIVIFLILYLGIMVRQHYALGLQNRLVRLEFKQRYFELFNKRSDEVEEKLSFGQIAALRFAYDEEFKELLYKALKENISGDQIKKSIKKWKPDHHRI; translated from the coding sequence ATGGGAACGCAAAACTATAATAACCACCGAAAATTTTATCCGCCGCATCATTTTATTTACCTACCGTTGTTGCTCATCGCAGAGATCTTTGGAGTTTATAAAATCTTTGCAGATTCAGAAAACCAGCTTTTGTGGTTGTTGTTTTCGATCGTCATATTTTTAATTCTTTATTTAGGAATTATGGTGCGTCAACATTACGCATTGGGACTGCAAAACCGTTTGGTAAGACTTGAATTTAAGCAAAGATATTTTGAACTGTTCAACAAAAGATCAGATGAGGTGGAAGAAAAGCTGAGTTTCGGTCAGATTGCAGCTTTAAGATTCGCTTATGATGAAGAATTTAAAGAGCTTTTATATAAAGCTTTAAAAGAAAATATTTCAGGAGATCAGATCAAAAAATCTATTAAAAAATGGAAACCAGATCACCATCGAATTTAA